A genome region from Brassica oleracea var. oleracea cultivar TO1000 chromosome C2, BOL, whole genome shotgun sequence includes the following:
- the LOC106324650 gene encoding UDP-glucuronic acid decarboxylase 4-like, with protein MTYRRQEMEVEQREAQSLYRKPIKPWFVSIRPVISYMLREQRLLFVLVGIAIATLAFTILSPSSNQPIPGYGTRSSIQSVRSCYDEGKRTAETLVMDYHRGANVEVRIARIFNTYGPRMCIDDGRVVSNFVAQALRKEPLTVYGDGKQTRSFQFVSDLVEGLMRLMEGRYRK; from the exons ATGACATACCGGCGACAGGAGATGGAGGTGGAGCAACGAGAAGCGCAATCTCTTTACCGGAAGCCGATCAAGCCGTGGTTCGTATCGATTCGTCCTGTCATCAGTTACATGCTACGGGAACAGAGACTCCTCTTCGTTCTCGTCGGCATCGCGATCGCCACATTAGCCTTCACGATTCTCTCTCCATCCTCCAACCAACCGATTCCCGGATACGGAACGAGATCCTCGATTCAGA GTGTTCGGAGTTGCTACGACGAAGGGAAGCGTACGGCGGAGACGTTGGTCATGGACTACCACAGAGGCGCCAATGTTGAG GTTAGGATAGCTCGGATCTTCAACACTTATGGGCCAAGGATGTGTATTGATGACGGTCGTGTTGTTAGCAACTTTGTTGCCCAG GCATTAAGAAAAGAGCCATTGACTGTTTATGGTGATGGCAAGCAGACAAGGAGTTTCCAGTTTGTCTCTGATCTG GTGGAGGGTCTGATGAGGTTGATGGAAGGAAGATACAGGAAATGA
- the LOC106324642 gene encoding tetraspanin-12: protein MPRLSNAAVITTNAILALIGLATLCFSVYLFIEGPSQCQRFIQNPLIVTATLIFFISSLGLIAALYDNYIIITLYLFFLFLSILLTLIFSIFIFLVTNSSAGKAFSDKGIGNVKTGDLQNWIGDHFLQGKNWEGIKRCMADSSICRFRPRDVDFDAKHLSHVKFGCCRPPVECGFEAKNATWWTVPATSTAEIKEDCKTWSNTQSQLCYSCETCKVGVYKGIRKRWRILLVFNLLLILLVVLLYSWGCCVRKNNRVPWKRRFL, encoded by the exons ATGCCACGGCTAAGCAATGCCGCCGTGATAACAACAAACGCAATCCTCGCATTGATCGGCCTCGCCACCTTATGTTTCTCTGTCTATCTCTTCATTGAAGGCCCATCACAATGTCAACGCTTCATTCAAAACCCTCTCATCGTAACAGCGACTCTCATCTTCTTCATATCTTCCTTAGGCCTCATTGCGGCTCTCTACGACAACTACATCATCATTACTCTCTACCTGTTCTTCCTCTTCCTCTCCATTCTTCTCACCCTAATCTTCTCCATCTTCATCTTCCTTGTAACTAATTCTTCCGCCGGCAAAGCGTTTTCAGACAAAGGAATAGGGAATGTGAAGACCGGTGATCTTCAAAACTGGATAGGAGACCATTTCCTTCAAGGTAAGAACTGGGAAGGGATTAAACGATGCATGGCTGATTCTTCCATTTGTAGGTTTCGTCCACGTGACGTTGACTTTGACGCCAAACATCTCTCACACGTAAAG TTCGGATGTTGTCGACCTCCAGTAGAATGTGGCTTCGAGGCAAAGAATGCTACGTGGTGGACAGTTCCGGCAACGTCGACGGCAGAGATCAAAGAGGACTGCAAAACGTGGAGTAACACGCAGAGCCAGTTGTGTTACTCTTGTGAGACGTGCAAGGTTGGAGTTTACAAAGGGATAAGAAAAAGATGGAGGATCCTTCTCGTCTTTAATCTCCTTCTTATCCTTCTCGTCGTTCTTCTTTACTCATGGGGCTGCTGTGTGAGGAAAAACAATCGTGTTCCATGGAAGCGCCGGTTCCTCTAA